In bacterium, the genomic window CTCTACGCTCTACCTTCACTTCTGACGATCATTATTAATATTGTCCTTTTGCTTCTGATTCAGAGGCGTGGAGCAAAAAACCAAGCCAACCGTTGGTTCAGTTTGGTGCTCGGAGTTTTGGTTCTTTGGGGGATTTCGGAATTTCTCGATCGTTCCAGTGCCAACCCGACGACCTCTCTTTTTTGGGATTACGTCGGCCGTCCAGCTTGGATCGGACTGCCGACACTACTTTTTACTTTCGTTATTCATTTTACCGGCAGAGAAAGTTTTTTTCGCTCCCGCCTCAACCAGCTTCTGGTCTTTCTCCCTAGTTTGGTCTTTCTTTTTCTCGCCTGGAATACCAATGTCATTCTCAACAACACTGTCAGCGATAACCACCCAGCTTTTTGGGGCTGGCAAATCTCACCACAAGCTGATCTCTACTCTCTTTTTCTTGTTTGGTTTAGCTTTTTGACGATTGCTTCAGTAGGACTGTTGACCCGTTTTTATTTGCGTACCCCAGATTTGATCAACAAACGCCAAACTCTTTTTATCATCATCGGTACCTTGATTCCGATTGTTGGTGGTTTGGTGACTGATGCGATTTTGCCAGCCTTGGGTGTAGAGACTGTTTTGCCCATTGCGGTTCTGCTTTCTTGTGGTTTGAGTCTGTCGATTTCTTACGCGATTCTGCGTTATAGTCTTTTTGTGGTCAACCCAACACTGACTTCGGAAACAGTGCTGGATAACATGTCCGAGGCAATTTTTGTCATCCGTCCGAACAATATCGTCGAGCAAGTCAATAAAGCCATTTCGCGGCTTTTGGGTTTCAAAAAAGAAGAACTGATTGGAGCCAATGTCAGCCGAATTTTTTCTGATCAGGAGACTTGGCAGAGATTTTCAGAAGAGATTTTGAAAAAATTGCCAGAGAAGGACGTGATCGCCAATTTCGAAACAAAATTTCGCAGCCGTCAAGGAGACAAAATACCAATCAGTTTTTCCGCAGCCGCTTTGAAGGAAGATGGACAAGTCCAAGGTATTGTCGGAATTGCTCGTGATGTGCGAGAAGAAAAACAACTTGAGGAAATGAAACTCGATTTCGTTTCTATGGCAGCGCATCAACTCCGCACTCCCTTGACCGCTATCAGAGGCTATCTGTCTCTTCTTCAAGAGCAAATTGCCGACAAATTGAGCCCGGATGAAAGAGCTTTTTTGACGAAAACTTCAATTGCTTCAAACCGGCTCGCTGCTTTGGTCGAAAATCTCCTTTCCGTTTCCGGAGTTGAGCACGGAGAAATCAAGATTTCCAAAAGCGAAGTCAACTGGGAGGATTTAATTGCCGAAGTGGTTGGGATTTTCAAACAAGAAGCAGAAACACACAAAGTTGAGCTGGTTTTCCACAAACCGGAGAAGGAACTAGCCAAAATCTCGGTTGATAAATTTCGGATGAGTGAGGTTCTTTCCAATTTAATTAGCAACGCTGTCGCTTACAACAAAGAGGGTGGCAAAGTTGAGGTCTTCGTGCGGGAAAAGGACGACCAAATCGTTACTTATGTTCGCGATACCGGCAGTGGAATACCAGCTGAAGATCTACCCAAACTTTTTAGCAAATTTTTTCACGTCTCCCGCTCTCTCGTGCAAGGAACCAAAGGTACCGGCCTGGGTCTCTACATTGCCAAAGGTTTGATTGAGGCACACGGAGGGAAAATTGAGGTTGAGTCAGAGCTAGGCAAAGGCAGTACTTTTTCTTTTTCGCTTCCGATTGGTAATTAAAATCGTGTTATGTCATCCTGAGCGATTAGCGAAGGATCTCGTCCCCCAAGTCTTTCCAAACCTGATTGTTGGTTTCTATTAAACTGATCTTTTTTGATCTCAGCCAACCTTTTATTCTCTTCTCGCTTTCAATAGCTTGACTTGAATTTTCAAATTCTTCAAAGAAAACAAGCTTATTCAGATTGTACTTTTTGCTAAACCCATCGATCAGTTTATTTTTATTCTCAAAAAGTCTTCTTTTTAGATTGTTTGTAACACCTGTGTAGAGAACTCTGTTTAGCTTGTTGGTAATAATATAAACGTAATAACTCATGAGATTCTTCAGCTCCGCCTCAGAATGACAGGTTAGCCAATGTATTTGTTGAATTCGACGAAATCTTTTTTGTTGTAGTAGTAAGGAATTTGGGCGGTCAGTTTGTAGCCAAGGGACTGGTAAAATTTGACCGCCGACCAGTGTTTGCCAGTGACCAAATCAATGTTGTGGCAACCCTCTTCTTTGGCAATTTTCTCAGCCTCTTCCATCAGAGCACGGCCGACACCCTTGCCTCTCTTGCCCTCAGCGACAATCACGACTTGAAGATCAGCTACCCCAGCCTCTATTTTCATCTTTAGACTGCCAGCTATTTCTCCGTTCTCCTCTGCTTTCAAAACGACATACTTTTCTCTCCACTCAACATCTTGCCCGTATTTTTCCTGATCAACCTTCGCCCATTCGCGGAGATTGAACTCCTCAACTTCTTTTTCAGTTGTT contains:
- a CDS encoding ATP-binding protein, which codes for MFADLSIIFDFRFNLYALPSLLTIIINIVLLLLIQRRGAKNQANRWFSLVLGVLVLWGISEFLDRSSANPTTSLFWDYVGRPAWIGLPTLLFTFVIHFTGRESFFRSRLNQLLVFLPSLVFLFLAWNTNVILNNTVSDNHPAFWGWQISPQADLYSLFLVWFSFLTIASVGLLTRFYLRTPDLINKRQTLFIIIGTLIPIVGGLVTDAILPALGVETVLPIAVLLSCGLSLSISYAILRYSLFVVNPTLTSETVLDNMSEAIFVIRPNNIVEQVNKAISRLLGFKKEELIGANVSRIFSDQETWQRFSEEILKKLPEKDVIANFETKFRSRQGDKIPISFSAAALKEDGQVQGIVGIARDVREEKQLEEMKLDFVSMAAHQLRTPLTAIRGYLSLLQEQIADKLSPDERAFLTKTSIASNRLAALVENLLSVSGVEHGEIKISKSEVNWEDLIAEVVGIFKQEAETHKVELVFHKPEKELAKISVDKFRMSEVLSNLISNAVAYNKEGGKVEVFVREKDDQIVTYVRDTGSGIPAEDLPKLFSKFFHVSRSLVQGTKGTGLGLYIAKGLIEAHGGKIEVESELGKGSTFSFSLPIGN
- a CDS encoding GIY-YIG nuclease family protein, with product MSYYVYIITNKLNRVLYTGVTNNLKRRLFENKNKLIDGFSKKYNLNKLVFFEEFENSSQAIESEKRIKGWLRSKKISLIETNNQVWKDLGDEILR
- a CDS encoding GNAT family N-acetyltransferase, giving the protein MVKVTPTTEKEVEEFNLREWAKVDQEKYGQDVEWREKYVVLKAEENGEIAGSLKMKIEAGVADLQVVIVAEGKRGKGVGRALMEEAEKIAKEEGCHNIDLVTGKHWSAVKFYQSLGYKLTAQIPYYYNKKDFVEFNKYIG